A genomic segment from Diceros bicornis minor isolate mBicDic1 chromosome 5, mDicBic1.mat.cur, whole genome shotgun sequence encodes:
- the REC8 gene encoding meiotic recombination protein REC8 homolog isoform X2 has translation MFYYPNVLQRHTGCFATIWLAATRGSRLVKREYLKVNVVKTCEEILNYVLVRVQPPQPGLPRPRFSLYLSAQLQIGVIRVYFQQCQYLVEDIQHILERLHRAQLQIRIDMVEPELPSLLLPNRLAMMETLEDAPDPFFGMMSVDPRLPSPFNIPQVRRLLEAVIPERVLEEIPPEVPTVPRKPDRIPVTVVSPEAITLLEAEPIRILPIEGEKELPEISRRELELLVAEEEEAILLEEPKEEPRVPEPEAIVPPVSPAALAPVEAEPLPGLVLAPEELKPPAWEPEALLPEVTPLRELRLPPPISPEPMVQPPERTIRSPGELFGIPTHPGRLPPELLAFWTHCAQPPPRALWPPMEPEEEAAERELAAEEERRKIEIPSDIEVLREALEPSVPLMVSAELSLEMAEEEKTRISLVPPEERWAWAEAELPEVPALPVVPELPEVPMEMPVALPPEPEMLSLEAVHRAVALELQAKRVPDFSSLVPPLSPRRMAARVFYLLLVLAAQQILRVEQEEPYGRLLIQPGPRFHCG, from the exons ATGTTCTACTATCCCAACGTCCTTCAGCGCCACACCGGCTGCTTCGCCACCATCTG gctgGCCGCGACGCGCGGCAGCCGGCTGGTGAAGCGGGAATACCTGAAGGTGAACGTGGTGAAGACCTG CGAGGAAATCCTCAATTACGTGCTGGTCCGAGTGCAGCCCCCGCAGCCCGGCCTGCCGCGGCCCCGCTTCTCGCTCTACCTCTCAGCCCAGCTCCAGATCGGTGTGATCCGGGTCTACTTTCAACAATGCCAGTACCTCGTAG AGGACATCCAGCACATCCTGGAGCGCCTGCACCGTGCCCAGCTGCAAATCCGCATCGATATGGTGGAGCCTGAGCT GCCCAGCCTGCTGCTTCCTAACCGCCTGGCCATGATGGAGACCCTGGAAGATGCTCCAGACCCCTTCTTTGGGATGATGTCTGTGGATCCCAGACTTCCTAGCCCTTTCAATATCCCTCAG GTTCGACGTCTCTTAGAGGCTGTGATCCCAGAGAGAGTTCTTGAGGAGATCCCTCCTGAAGTCCCTACAGTGCCTAGGAAGCCAG ACAGGATCCCAGTCACTGTGGTGTCTCCCGAGGCCATCACCCTCCTGGAGGCAGAGCCCATACGCATACTGCCTATTGAG GGTGAAAAGGAACTCCCAGAGATCAGCCGCCGAGAATTGGAGCTGCTGGTTGCTGAGGAAGAAGAAGCTATCTTGTTAGAGG AGCCCAAGGAGGAGCCCCGGGTCCCAGAGCCGGAAGCCATAGTTCCCCCGGTCTCACCTGCAGCTCTTGCACC GGTGGAAGCAGagccacttccaggcctggtCCTGGCccctgaagagctgaagccgccAGCCTGGGAGCCCGAGGCCCTACTTCCTG AGGTGACCCCACTGCGGGAGCTGCGTCTGCCGCCCCCAATCAGCCCAGAG CCAATGGTGCAGCCTCCCGAAAGGACCATCAGAAGCCCCGGAGAGCTGTTCGGAATCCCGACTCACC CTGGCCGGCTACCCCCAGAACTGCTGGCTTTCTGGACCCACTGTGCCCAGCCACCCCCAAGAGCACTCTGGCCACCCATGGAGCCTGAAGAGGAGGCTGCTGAGAGGGAGCTAGCAgctgaggaggaaaggagaaagattgaGATTCCGAGTGATATCGAG GTCCTGAGGGAGGCCCTGGAGCCCAGTGTGCCCCTCATGGTGTCTGCAG AGCTCTCCTTAGAGATGGCTGAGGAGGAGAAGACCCGCATCAGCCTCGTCCCCCCGGAAGAGCGCTG GGCCTGGGCTGAGGCGGAACTCCCAGAGGTCCCTGCATTGCCCGTGGTTCCCGAACTCCCTGAGGTGCCCATGGAGATGCCTGTGGCGCTGCCCCCGGAGCCTGAGATGCTCTCACTGGAGGCCGTGCACAG GGCAGTGGCACTGGAGCTGCAGGCCAAGAGGGTGCCTGACTTCAGCAGCCTGGTGCCACCTCTCAGCCCCCGCAGGATGGCCGCCCGCGTCTTCTACTTGCTCCTGG TGCTCGCAGCGCAGCAGATCCTCCGTGTGGAACAAGAGGAGCCATACGGGCGCCTTCTGATCCAGCCAGGACCCCGATTCCACTGTGGTTAG
- the REC8 gene encoding meiotic recombination protein REC8 homolog isoform X1 yields MFYYPNVLQRHTGCFATIWLAATRGSRLVKREYLKVNVVKTCEEILNYVLVRVQPPQPGLPRPRFSLYLSAQLQIGVIRVYFQQCQYLVEDIQHILERLHRAQLQIRIDMVEPELPSLLLPNRLAMMETLEDAPDPFFGMMSVDPRLPSPFNIPQVRRLLEAVIPERVLEEIPPEVPTVPRKPDRIPVTVVSPEAITLLEAEPIRILPIEGEKELPEISRRELELLVAEEEEAILLEEPKEEPRVPEPEAIVPPVSPAALAPVEAEPLPGLVLAPEELKPPAWEPEALLPEVTPLRELRLPPPISPERRRPPVFPPARRRRRLLFWDKETQISREKFQAQLHVRAHCWECPMVQPPERTIRSPGELFGIPTHPGRLPPELLAFWTHCAQPPPRALWPPMEPEEEAAERELAAEEERRKIEIPSDIEVLREALEPSVPLMVSAELSLEMAEEEKTRISLVPPEERWAWAEAELPEVPALPVVPELPEVPMEMPVALPPEPEMLSLEAVHRAVALELQAKRVPDFSSLVPPLSPRRMAARVFYLLLVLAAQQILRVEQEEPYGRLLIQPGPRFHCG; encoded by the exons ATGTTCTACTATCCCAACGTCCTTCAGCGCCACACCGGCTGCTTCGCCACCATCTG gctgGCCGCGACGCGCGGCAGCCGGCTGGTGAAGCGGGAATACCTGAAGGTGAACGTGGTGAAGACCTG CGAGGAAATCCTCAATTACGTGCTGGTCCGAGTGCAGCCCCCGCAGCCCGGCCTGCCGCGGCCCCGCTTCTCGCTCTACCTCTCAGCCCAGCTCCAGATCGGTGTGATCCGGGTCTACTTTCAACAATGCCAGTACCTCGTAG AGGACATCCAGCACATCCTGGAGCGCCTGCACCGTGCCCAGCTGCAAATCCGCATCGATATGGTGGAGCCTGAGCT GCCCAGCCTGCTGCTTCCTAACCGCCTGGCCATGATGGAGACCCTGGAAGATGCTCCAGACCCCTTCTTTGGGATGATGTCTGTGGATCCCAGACTTCCTAGCCCTTTCAATATCCCTCAG GTTCGACGTCTCTTAGAGGCTGTGATCCCAGAGAGAGTTCTTGAGGAGATCCCTCCTGAAGTCCCTACAGTGCCTAGGAAGCCAG ACAGGATCCCAGTCACTGTGGTGTCTCCCGAGGCCATCACCCTCCTGGAGGCAGAGCCCATACGCATACTGCCTATTGAG GGTGAAAAGGAACTCCCAGAGATCAGCCGCCGAGAATTGGAGCTGCTGGTTGCTGAGGAAGAAGAAGCTATCTTGTTAGAGG AGCCCAAGGAGGAGCCCCGGGTCCCAGAGCCGGAAGCCATAGTTCCCCCGGTCTCACCTGCAGCTCTTGCACC GGTGGAAGCAGagccacttccaggcctggtCCTGGCccctgaagagctgaagccgccAGCCTGGGAGCCCGAGGCCCTACTTCCTG AGGTGACCCCACTGCGGGAGCTGCGTCTGCCGCCCCCAATCAGCCCAGAG CGGAGGAGGCCCCCAGTCTTCCCACCtgctcgccgccgccgccggttATTGTTCTGGGACAAGGAAACTCAGATCTCCCGGGAGAAATTCCAGGCACAACTGCACGTCAGAGCCCACTGCTGGGAGTGT CCAATGGTGCAGCCTCCCGAAAGGACCATCAGAAGCCCCGGAGAGCTGTTCGGAATCCCGACTCACC CTGGCCGGCTACCCCCAGAACTGCTGGCTTTCTGGACCCACTGTGCCCAGCCACCCCCAAGAGCACTCTGGCCACCCATGGAGCCTGAAGAGGAGGCTGCTGAGAGGGAGCTAGCAgctgaggaggaaaggagaaagattgaGATTCCGAGTGATATCGAG GTCCTGAGGGAGGCCCTGGAGCCCAGTGTGCCCCTCATGGTGTCTGCAG AGCTCTCCTTAGAGATGGCTGAGGAGGAGAAGACCCGCATCAGCCTCGTCCCCCCGGAAGAGCGCTG GGCCTGGGCTGAGGCGGAACTCCCAGAGGTCCCTGCATTGCCCGTGGTTCCCGAACTCCCTGAGGTGCCCATGGAGATGCCTGTGGCGCTGCCCCCGGAGCCTGAGATGCTCTCACTGGAGGCCGTGCACAG GGCAGTGGCACTGGAGCTGCAGGCCAAGAGGGTGCCTGACTTCAGCAGCCTGGTGCCACCTCTCAGCCCCCGCAGGATGGCCGCCCGCGTCTTCTACTTGCTCCTGG TGCTCGCAGCGCAGCAGATCCTCCGTGTGGAACAAGAGGAGCCATACGGGCGCCTTCTGATCCAGCCAGGACCCCGATTCCACTGTGGTTAG
- the IRF9 gene encoding interferon regulatory factor 9 → MASGRARCTRKLRNWVVEQVESGQFPGVCWDDAAKTMFRIPWKHAGKQDFREDQDAAFFKAWAIFKGKYKEGDTEGPAIWKTRLRCALNKSTEFEEVPENGHRDGAEPYKVYRLLPPGTLPAQPGNEKSPSKRHYSSVLSEREEDEGAKKNCILSPSLPQDPLKNEEVRSDGGSGHSDFGSSSSSSNSPEPQEGADKTEAPFQGDQAPFQGDQVCLEPVPSQDSEPHADQMDPWGDALVQLATDYSLLLTFIYSGRVVGEAQVQSLDCRLVAEPSGSQYGMEQVVFPKPGPREPTQRLLSQLKRGVLVASNSRGLFVQRLCPIPISWNAPQAPPGPGPHLLPSNECVELFRTAYFCRDLARYFQGLGPPPKFQVTLNFWEKSPDSSHTPESLITVQMEQAFARHLLEETPEEQAATLSLVQSLGSPPSSSPLCSSCLL, encoded by the exons ATGGCATCAGGCAGGGCGCGCTGCACCCGAAAGCTCCGGAACTGGGTGGTGGAACAGGTGGAGAGCGGGCAGTTCCCAGGGGTGTGCTGGGATGATGCAGCGAAGACCATGTTCCGGATTCCCTGGAAGCATGCGGGCAAGCAGGACTTCCGGGAGGACCAGGATGCTGCCTTCTTCAAG GCCTGGGCAATATTTAAGGGGAAGTACAAGGAAGGGGATACAGAAGGCCCTGCTATCTGGAAGACCCGTCTGCGCTGTGCCCTCAACAAGAGTACTGAATTTGAGGAGGTTCCTGAGAATGGCCATCGGGATGGGGCTGAACCCTACAAGGTGTATCGGCTGCTGCCACCAGGAACCCTCCCTG CCCAGCCAGGGAACGAGAAATCACCATCAAAGCGACACTACAGTTCTGTGCTCtctgagagagaggaggatgagggTGCCAAAAAGAACTGTATACTCAGTCCCTCCTTGCCCCAGGACCCCCTCAAAAAT gaggaggtgaggtcTGATGGGGGCTCAGGCCATTCAGACTtcgggagcagcagcagcagcagcaacagcccTGAGCCTCAGGAAG GTGCAGACAAAACTGAGGCTCCTTTCCAAGGAGATCAGGCTCCTTTCCAAGGAGATCAGGTGTGCCTGGAGCCTGTGCCCTCTCAAGACTCAG AACCTCATGCTGACCAGATGGACCCTTGGGGAGACGCTCTGGTGCAGCTGGCCACAGACTACTCGCTGCTGCTCACCTTCATCTACAGTGGGCGTGTGGTGGGTGAGGCCCAAGTGCAGAGCCTGGATTGCCGCCTCGTGGCTGAGCCCTCAGGCTCCCAGTACGGCATGGAGCAGGTGGTCTTTCCCAAGCCTGGCCCTCGAGAGCCCACCCAGCGCCTGCTGAGCCAGCTCAAGAGAGGTGTCCTGGTGGCCAGCAACTCCCGAGGCCTCTTCGTGCAACGCCTTTGCCCCATCCCCATCTCCTGGAATGCACCCCAGGCCCCTCCTGGTCCAGGCCCGCATCTGCTGCCCAGCAATGAGTGCGTGGAGCTCTTCAGGACCGCCTACTTCTGCAGAG ACTTGGCCAGGTACTTCCAAGGCCTGGGTCCCCCACCCAAGTTCCAGGTGACACTGAATTTCTGGGAGAAAAGCCCTGACTCTAGCCACACCCCAGAGAGTCTGATCACAGTGCAA ATGGAGCAGGCCTTCGCCCGACATTTACTAGAGGAGACTCCAGAGGAGCAGGCAGCCACTCTGTCCCTGGTGCAGAGCCTGGGGAGcccgccctcctcctcccctctctgttcCTCCTGTCTCCTTTGA